From the Lathyrus oleraceus cultivar Zhongwan6 chromosome 3, CAAS_Psat_ZW6_1.0, whole genome shotgun sequence genome, the window CTTCCTCGACAATTCTTGTGGTTCAGAGACAACAATCTCAAAAATGTTGTCAGAATTAACAGATGACATAGTTCTCAACATACTATGGAAGGTTGAAGAAGACCCTCGTGACTGGGCTCGTCTCTCTTGCGTCTCTTCCAAGCTCAATTCTCTCATCCATGCTTTCTGTTGGAAGAATAAATCTTCTCTCACTATCCCTTCCGAGCttctctcttcttcttcctcaCAAGATCACTCTCTTCACAAACTTTCCTTCTGTTGCCCCGGTCCTCTTCACGCCGGTATCCTCTTCAACAACACCACCGCCGATTTCCCCGACGAACACCACCACCAACAACCCACCACCAACACCACCTCAGCAACAGTACCGATACCATCTTCATCTTCTCTTCCTCCTCAACCTGATCAACCTAATGAATGTTCTTCCATTTGGTCGCTATACGATGATCTTTATCATGACACCCTCTACGCAGATTCTGAATCCCATCAACAAGAGGCTAACCAGGAAGAGATTCGAGCCGGGGTTGTTGATGTTCCACCTGAATCCAAGAAACGAAAGGTTAACGGGTCTTTGAGTTCGCATTTAGCCACAGGAAAATGGACGCTTAGCAGAGAGCAAGGGAGTAAGCTACTTGGAAGACAGTATCGTGATGATTGTTTATACGTTTGTGATTGGCCAGGCTGTGTTCATTTGGAAGAGAAGAGAAAGTATAGACTTTTCAGAGGGATTTTTATGAATTTCAAGAAGACTCGTGTGTGGAAGACGGTGAATGATTGTAGTAACAGGAAGAAAATTGATTTGCCTTGTGCTTTTTGTTCTTGTAATCATACTTGGGATCTTTACTCTGCTTTTTGTTTGAAGAGAGGGTTTGGGTTTCATGAAGATGGTGAGCCAGTTGTTAGGGCTTATGTTTGCGATAATGGTCATGTTTCTGGTGCTTGGACTGATGTTCCTATGTACTCTTGATCATTCTTTTGatttgcttttgtttttgttgtttttgttttcatgTTCTGTCTTTTGTTTATTGAACTTCATAATTGTCATTGTTTGGTTCTCTAGTATGAGAAGAAAGATCTCATAGATATCATATGAGACTAGCATTTATTTCCATTTGTATCTTCTATAAATTGTATTTGTACTTCTTcattttattattatcattattatatCAAATTAGTGTGTGATTTCAAGAGTTTGTCTCATGATCGTCGTAGTCGCAGATGTATGCACACTTGGCCGAACTATGCCTGATTCATTCTCTTAGATTGATTATGTTTTGAACATGAACGAAATGAATGATGTTATTTGAACATAAAAAAGTATAGCTCGTTAATTCGAATCATAATTTTGATTTATGCGACTCTGTTATATCATGTAAAAGAGAAAGGTATTTGGTAGAATCACCATACACACATTGTTGATTTAAGCACATAAGTGGCAGAACATTCACATTTACAAACTATTTTAGTGTTTTGATTATAATAAGAAAGTGAAATGAAACTTATTCTATAGAGTCAACATGACATTGAATAAACAacataataatttttttaaaggAATTCATGTTTTCTTTTGATGAAAAGCTTTATTCTTATTGCTATAGTATAGGATAATGTAGATGCAGAGAGCCAATGAGATCAATGTTTGGTTTTTGGCTTCTTCACAATCATCACAGTGCAATGAGCATGATGAGCACAATAGTCACTCACACTGCCTAAAACCGCCCTGCAAATAAACACTTTCAAATCATAAGCGAATTAACAGATTATTTTGATTCATTTGAAAATACTAGACTAGAACCTGTACCTTTTTAAAGTTCCATAACCATGACTACCAACAACCAATATTGAAGCATGGTGCTTCTCCACAGCATCACAAAGAACATTTCTAGGATCACCTTCCACGGTTTCCACAAATATGTCTTTTACCTGACAATAATTAAACTAGTTATCAGATCATAACCTACATGCATGCTGTTGAACAATGACTCTGACACCGACACGAGACACACATTTGTATTAGAAATGCCTATAACAATCAAAATACGAGTCGACTAATGAATTACCGATCTTTTGGTGCAGATTTCTCTCGCTCGTTCAATAACCAACACAGCAGTTCTTTTCAAGTCGGCATCCACAATAGGCAGCACCTCAGCAGCTCCTACAAAAACATGGTTACAAAATCACAATGATCAACAACAACACCGCATTCAAAATCAAATATCATCAACAACCATAAATATATATATACCAGGTCCAACGAATCCAACACTAGCACTAACAGAAGGTTTTGCATGAACAAGAACAAGTTTGAAGATTGGATTTGTTAATGGTGTAACCAAATGATCCAAAGTCCATTCAAGAGCGTAGGTACTATAATCGCTGTCGTCGATGGCAACCACCATCACTTGCTTCTCTGGAATTTGAGCCATTGATCTTCTTTTTCCCTATGCAACTTCTTCAATCGTCAATGTTATAATGCTATTTTTTACTTTACTAAGGTGCAATATGTAAGTAACTATGCAAGAACAAGTGGTTTTGTTGAATTTATTCATACATTCTGAGTATGTATGTATAAATATATACACCACAATAATAAGAATAATGATGAAGCATTTGAATCGGGTTCCTTACGTAGCACGCACTGTTAGGGATTCTGTTCTATCCAATTCTAGAATTTACTAGCTGAAGAAATGAATGGACAGAACTATATAATCGTCACAAACCTTAACTAAAAGCATCATTAAAAATAAATGGTAGATATGCATAGGTTCGTTTTAGATATTTTCATATAAAAATAGTAATGGTAGATACAATTTTATCTATAATTAGGTTTAAATAAAAGGAAATTTAGTCGAGTGATTCTATGTATATAAGCCTTTCATAGAAAATTAGGCAGGACTTTATTTATTCTAGAGAATATGGGATGGGATGCTAGTTCACCGTAGTAAAAAGTTTCAAAAGATTTTAAATTTTGGAGATCCATTTTCAAACGTTTTTAAATTATATATTCCAAAACTTTAGTGAATGAGTCacttttattttcttaaaaaatgTGTCAGAAAATATATTTTCATAATCATATTAAGGTTAATTCGGATGCGCATCTATGTAACAACCCACTCGTTCTAAATTTATGAAAATACATCTTCAGAATTCACTTTGTAAGTTTAAACCACAAACTAGTaacaaatggatacagaaagTTGAATAAAACCATAAATTAATATCAAAATACGTAACATTACATAAATAATCATAGCATAAATATACAACATAAATTTAACATCATATTTTTGCACGATGCTGCAACATCTTCAGAATATCTTCGGTCGATCTCGCAATCTTCATATCTGTCTAGATCGGAATCAAACATTTTTTGTAAGAGTGAAATGTACTCCACACAACCCTTAAATCTTTATCCGTCTTTAACTCAAAGTTTATGAATTGAATGTTTCATTCGTTGTCAATCGAGGATGAACGGTACTTGAGCTTTACAACTCTTTGATTGTTTGAGTATTGTAGGAGATTCTCGAGTATGGATTTCAGATCTATAAGAGAGGTGCACTCTGTAATCCTATATGTTCATTTTATGGTGTGTTGTGTTTTTGTGAACAATATGAGCCGAGAGACCACATATTCATACAAATTTTAGTTCATTATGAACCTTAGAAATCCTATCATGTCTCAGAGAATATTCCGGATATGCACTTTCAAAATACCCTATTTATTTTACAAACTAAGGGTTTCTACGTAGATGTATCTCTGAAATACTCCAAATTTGATATATTT encodes:
- the LOC127132671 gene encoding universal stress protein A-like protein, which produces MAQIPEKQVMVVAIDDSDYSTYALEWTLDHLVTPLTNPIFKLVLVHAKPSVSASVGFVGPGAAEVLPIVDADLKRTAVLVIERAREICTKRSVKDIFVETVEGDPRNVLCDAVEKHHASILVVGSHGYGTLKRAVLGSVSDYCAHHAHCTVMIVKKPKTKH
- the LOC127132670 gene encoding phytochrome A-associated F-box protein; the protein is MLSELTDDIVLNILWKVEEDPRDWARLSCVSSKLNSLIHAFCWKNKSSLTIPSELLSSSSSQDHSLHKLSFCCPGPLHAGILFNNTTADFPDEHHHQQPTTNTTSATVPIPSSSSLPPQPDQPNECSSIWSLYDDLYHDTLYADSESHQQEANQEEIRAGVVDVPPESKKRKVNGSLSSHLATGKWTLSREQGSKLLGRQYRDDCLYVCDWPGCVHLEEKRKYRLFRGIFMNFKKTRVWKTVNDCSNRKKIDLPCAFCSCNHTWDLYSAFCLKRGFGFHEDGEPVVRAYVCDNGHVSGAWTDVPMYS